A genomic region of Caulobacter vibrioides contains the following coding sequences:
- the ccrM gene encoding adenine-specific DNA-methyltransferase CcrM encodes MKFGPETIIHGDCIEQMNALPEKSVDLIFADPPYNLQLGGDLLRPDNSKVDAVDDHWDQFESFAAYDKFTREWLKAARRVLKDDGAIWVIGSYHNIFRVGVAVQDLGFWILNDIVWRKSNPMPNFKGTRFANAHETLIWASKSQNAKRYTFNYDALKMANDEVQMRSDWTIPLCTGEERIKGADGAKAHPTQKPEALLYRVILSTTKPGDVILDPFFGVGTTGAAAKRLGRKFIGIEREAEYLEHAKARIAKVVPIAPEDLEVMGSKRAEPRVPFGTIVEAGLLSPGDTLYCSKGTHVAKVRPDGSITVGDLSGSIHKIGALVQSAPACNGWTYWHFKTDAGLAPIDVLRAQVRAGMN; translated from the coding sequence ATGAAGTTCGGGCCGGAAACCATCATCCACGGCGACTGCATCGAGCAGATGAACGCCCTGCCCGAGAAGTCGGTCGACCTGATCTTCGCCGATCCGCCCTATAATCTGCAGCTGGGCGGCGACCTGCTGCGTCCCGACAATTCCAAGGTCGACGCGGTCGACGACCACTGGGATCAGTTCGAGAGCTTCGCGGCCTACGACAAGTTCACCCGCGAGTGGCTGAAGGCCGCCCGTCGCGTTCTGAAGGACGACGGCGCGATCTGGGTGATCGGCAGCTATCACAACATCTTCCGCGTCGGCGTGGCCGTGCAGGACCTGGGCTTCTGGATCCTCAACGACATCGTCTGGCGCAAGTCCAACCCGATGCCCAACTTCAAGGGCACCCGCTTCGCCAACGCCCACGAGACCCTGATCTGGGCCTCCAAGAGCCAGAACGCCAAGCGCTACACCTTCAATTACGACGCCCTGAAGATGGCCAATGACGAGGTGCAGATGCGCTCGGACTGGACCATCCCGCTGTGCACCGGCGAGGAGCGCATCAAGGGCGCTGATGGCGCCAAGGCGCATCCGACCCAGAAGCCCGAGGCCCTGCTCTATCGCGTCATCCTGTCGACGACCAAGCCGGGCGACGTGATCCTGGATCCGTTCTTCGGCGTCGGCACCACCGGCGCGGCCGCCAAGCGCCTGGGCCGCAAGTTCATCGGCATCGAGCGCGAGGCCGAGTACCTCGAGCACGCCAAGGCCCGCATCGCCAAGGTCGTACCGATCGCGCCGGAAGATCTCGAAGTCATGGGCAGCAAGCGCGCCGAGCCGCGCGTGCCGTTCGGCACCATCGTCGAAGCCGGCCTGCTGTCGCCCGGCGACACCCTCTACTGCAGCAAGGGCACCCACGTGGCCAAGGTGCGCCCCGACGGCTCGATCACGGTCGGCGACCTGTCGGGCTCGATCCACAAGATCGGGGCTCTCGTTCAAAGCGCCCCGGCCTGCAACGGCTGGACCTACTGGCACTTCAAGACCGACGCGGGCTTGGCGCCGATCGATGTGCTGCGGGCTCAGGTCCGCGCGGGGATGAACTAG
- the smc gene encoding chromosome segregation protein SMC produces the protein MQFQRLRLSGFKSFVEPTEFRIEPGLTGIVGPNGCGKSNLLEALRWVMGANSAKAMRAGGMDDVIFAGSGARPARNHADVTLTIDNADRTAPAQFNDDPILEVVRRIDRGEGSTYRINGREVRARDVQLLFADASTGANSPALVRQGQISELIGAKPQNRRRILEEAAGVSGLHTRRHEAELRLRAAETNLSRLEDVARELETALNRLRREARQAEKYKRLSAEIRAVQGAVLYARWTEARDHLERTTSEATAAARLVEDTARASAAAQVAITEADGAMPPLREEATIAQAVLGQLAIQKDRAEREAEAAAAEFERLSNDLARIDADRAREAQGKDDAAAALARIEPELEEVRALVAAAPERGPELAAAAKAAEEARAAAEAAVEQLAARVAAEEAQGRAAAARLSESEARANRTNRALEQARTERAAVGPEVDPAAADARQRFANAEAALAAARAALEEAETARVKAAEQEAQARQLARSVEDQLGRLRTEARGLAQLTAPRTKSGHAPALDSVSPDKGYGAALAAALGDDLDAALDAKAPSYWGGAEAPAPTWPEGAEPLAPLVKAPPALAARLSHVAVVTRANGDRLQKDLKPGMRLVSKDGDLWRWDGFVARADAPRPAAVRLEQRTRLAEVEAEIDVMAPRAEATTIALKSAADRLRAAEDLLRDKRRGPPDAERLLNQAREQVAKFEREQALRAARAQSLDDTIGRFEAEKVEADAALGEAREANAAAQTSGDLQPQLAEARQAAAQAREAAGAARTALDVETRERAGRQRRLESLERDRADWSKRAEAAAKRSEALEGDRVKAAAALEAAREAPAALQEKLVALLDEFAAAEARRAKASDALETAETTRLNADRAARAAEQAAGEAREKRAALVAHLDGARQRFAEVASAIREQARMEPEELGRHVAGEAVAVPKDAAGVEAHLFALERERDSIGPVNLRAEEEAQEYAGRLETMRSERADLSGAVTKLRAGIEELNAEGRERLLAAFDVINANFQTLFQALFGGGQAELKLIESDDPLEAGLEIFACPPGKRMASMSLMSGGEQALTASALIFGVFLANPAPICVLDEVDAPLDDANVDRYCNMLDEMRRRTQTRFIAITHNPVTMSRMDRLFGVTMAERGVSQLVSVDLSTAEKLVAA, from the coding sequence GTGCAGTTCCAGCGCCTCCGCCTGTCGGGCTTCAAGTCCTTCGTCGAGCCGACGGAGTTCCGGATCGAGCCGGGGCTGACCGGCATCGTCGGCCCGAACGGCTGCGGCAAGTCCAACCTTCTGGAAGCCCTGCGCTGGGTGATGGGCGCCAACTCGGCCAAGGCCATGCGCGCCGGCGGCATGGACGACGTGATCTTCGCCGGCAGCGGCGCGCGCCCCGCCCGCAACCACGCCGACGTCACCCTGACCATCGACAACGCCGACCGCACCGCCCCGGCCCAGTTCAACGACGACCCGATCCTGGAAGTCGTCCGTCGCATCGATCGCGGCGAGGGCTCCACCTACAGGATCAACGGCCGCGAGGTGCGGGCGCGCGACGTCCAGCTCTTGTTCGCCGACGCCTCGACGGGCGCCAACTCGCCGGCCCTGGTGCGCCAGGGCCAGATCAGCGAGCTGATCGGCGCCAAGCCGCAGAACCGCCGCCGCATCCTGGAAGAGGCGGCCGGGGTCTCAGGGCTCCATACCCGCCGCCACGAGGCCGAACTGCGCCTGCGCGCGGCCGAGACCAATCTCTCGCGGCTGGAAGACGTGGCCCGCGAGTTGGAGACCGCCCTGAACCGGCTGCGTCGCGAGGCAAGGCAGGCCGAGAAGTACAAGCGCCTGTCGGCCGAGATCCGCGCGGTGCAGGGGGCGGTGCTCTACGCCCGCTGGACCGAGGCCCGCGACCACCTGGAGCGCACGACCAGCGAGGCCACGGCGGCCGCGCGTCTGGTCGAGGACACCGCCCGCGCCAGCGCCGCAGCCCAGGTGGCGATCACCGAGGCGGATGGCGCCATGCCGCCGCTGCGCGAAGAGGCCACCATCGCCCAGGCGGTCCTGGGCCAGCTAGCCATCCAGAAGGACCGCGCCGAGCGCGAGGCCGAGGCGGCCGCCGCCGAGTTCGAGCGCCTGTCCAACGACCTGGCCCGCATCGACGCCGACCGCGCCCGCGAAGCGCAAGGCAAGGACGACGCCGCCGCCGCGCTCGCGCGGATCGAACCTGAGCTGGAGGAGGTCCGCGCCCTGGTCGCCGCCGCGCCCGAGCGGGGTCCGGAGCTCGCCGCCGCCGCCAAGGCCGCCGAGGAGGCCCGCGCCGCCGCCGAGGCCGCCGTCGAACAGCTGGCCGCTCGGGTCGCCGCCGAAGAAGCCCAAGGCCGCGCCGCCGCCGCCCGCCTGTCCGAGTCCGAGGCGCGCGCCAACCGCACCAACCGCGCGCTTGAGCAGGCCCGCACCGAGCGCGCCGCTGTCGGCCCCGAGGTCGACCCGGCCGCCGCCGACGCGCGCCAGCGCTTCGCCAACGCCGAGGCCGCTCTGGCCGCCGCCCGCGCCGCTCTGGAAGAAGCCGAGACCGCGCGCGTGAAGGCCGCCGAGCAGGAGGCCCAGGCCCGTCAGCTGGCGCGCAGCGTCGAGGACCAGCTGGGCCGCCTGCGGACCGAGGCTCGGGGTCTGGCGCAGCTGACCGCGCCGCGCACCAAGAGCGGCCATGCCCCGGCGCTGGACAGCGTCTCGCCCGACAAGGGCTATGGCGCGGCCCTGGCTGCGGCCCTGGGCGATGATCTGGACGCCGCGCTCGACGCCAAGGCCCCCTCGTACTGGGGCGGCGCCGAGGCGCCTGCGCCCACATGGCCGGAAGGCGCCGAGCCCCTGGCGCCGCTGGTCAAGGCCCCGCCCGCCCTGGCCGCCCGCCTGTCCCACGTGGCCGTCGTCACCCGGGCCAACGGTGACCGCCTGCAAAAGGACCTGAAGCCGGGCATGCGCCTGGTGTCCAAGGACGGGGACCTGTGGCGCTGGGACGGCTTCGTGGCCCGCGCCGACGCGCCGCGTCCCGCCGCCGTCCGCCTAGAGCAGCGCACGCGCCTGGCCGAGGTCGAGGCCGAGATCGACGTCATGGCCCCGCGCGCCGAAGCCACGACCATCGCGCTGAAATCCGCCGCCGATCGCCTGCGCGCGGCCGAGGACCTGCTGCGCGACAAGCGGCGGGGCCCGCCCGACGCCGAGCGCCTCTTGAACCAGGCGCGCGAACAGGTCGCCAAGTTCGAGCGCGAACAGGCGCTTCGTGCGGCGCGAGCTCAATCGCTGGACGACACCATCGGCCGCTTCGAGGCCGAGAAGGTCGAGGCCGACGCCGCCTTGGGTGAGGCCCGCGAGGCCAACGCCGCCGCTCAGACCTCCGGCGACCTGCAACCTCAGTTGGCCGAGGCGCGGCAGGCCGCCGCCCAGGCGCGCGAGGCCGCTGGCGCGGCGCGTACCGCCCTGGATGTTGAGACCCGCGAACGGGCCGGTCGCCAGCGCCGCCTGGAAAGCCTGGAACGCGACCGCGCCGACTGGAGCAAGCGCGCCGAGGCCGCCGCAAAGCGGTCCGAAGCTCTGGAAGGCGACCGCGTCAAGGCCGCCGCCGCCCTGGAAGCCGCCCGCGAGGCGCCCGCCGCCCTACAGGAAAAGCTGGTGGCGCTGCTCGACGAGTTCGCCGCCGCCGAGGCTCGCCGGGCCAAGGCCAGCGACGCCCTGGAGACCGCCGAGACCACCCGGCTGAACGCCGACCGCGCGGCCCGCGCCGCCGAGCAGGCCGCCGGCGAGGCGCGCGAGAAGCGCGCGGCCCTGGTTGCGCACCTGGACGGCGCCCGTCAGCGCTTCGCCGAGGTCGCCTCGGCCATCCGCGAACAGGCGCGCATGGAGCCCGAGGAGCTGGGCCGCCATGTCGCTGGCGAGGCCGTAGCCGTGCCGAAGGACGCCGCAGGGGTCGAGGCCCACCTATTCGCCCTGGAGCGCGAGCGCGACTCGATCGGTCCGGTGAACCTGCGCGCCGAGGAGGAGGCGCAGGAATATGCCGGCCGCCTGGAGACCATGCGCAGCGAGCGCGCCGACCTCTCGGGCGCTGTGACCAAGCTGCGGGCCGGGATCGAGGAGCTGAACGCCGAGGGGCGTGAACGGCTCTTGGCCGCGTTCGACGTGATCAACGCCAACTTCCAGACCCTCTTCCAGGCCCTGTTCGGCGGCGGTCAGGCCGAGCTGAAACTGATCGAGAGCGACGACCCGCTGGAGGCGGGCCTGGAGATCTTCGCCTGCCCGCCCGGCAAGCGCATGGCCAGCATGAGCCTGATGAGCGGCGGCGAGCAGGCCCTGACCGCCAGCGCCCTGATTTTCGGCGTCTTCCTGGCCAATCCGGCCCCGATCTGCGTGCTGGACGAAGTCGACGCGCCGCTCGATGACGCCAATGTCGACCGCTACTGCAACATGCTGGACGAGATGCGCCGCCGCACCCAGACGCGTTTCATCGCCATCACCCACAATCCGGTGACCATGAGCCGCATGGACCGCCTGTTCGGCGTGACCATGGCCGAGCGCGGCGTGAGCCAACTGGTCAGCGTGGACCTGAGCACGGCCGAGAAGCTGGTGGCGGCTTAG
- a CDS encoding glycoside hydrolase family 16 protein, translating into MSRPLAVLAACSTLLAAGPVHAQDNWKLVWSDEFNGTALDETKWTSAIDCGGGGNDERQCYADTPETLSVKDGALRLTVIKRKTWGVANPWAGPTGPLKTGDYASGKIVTQGKFSWRYGRVEARARVPGGQGVWPAIWMMPELSVYGGWPRSGEIDILETVNLGTPCPPVGEACADGRENRVFGTIHFAGDATGAHKQVSASTPLPASPDGFHVYAVEWSPEAIVWFLDGREYARATPQDWKRDDRPASAAPFDQPFHLIINLAFGGRWPESVNAKGIDEAALPATLEVDWVRVSQRTSQD; encoded by the coding sequence ATGTCACGCCCTCTCGCCGTCCTTGCCGCATGCTCGACCCTGCTGGCCGCCGGACCCGTCCATGCCCAGGACAATTGGAAGCTGGTCTGGTCCGACGAGTTCAACGGAACCGCGCTGGACGAGACCAAATGGACGTCCGCAATCGACTGCGGCGGCGGGGGCAATGACGAGCGGCAGTGCTACGCCGATACTCCCGAGACCCTGTCGGTCAAGGACGGCGCGCTGCGCCTGACAGTGATCAAGCGCAAGACGTGGGGGGTAGCCAATCCCTGGGCCGGACCGACGGGGCCGCTGAAGACCGGCGACTACGCCTCGGGCAAGATCGTCACCCAGGGCAAGTTCAGCTGGCGCTATGGCCGCGTCGAGGCGCGGGCGCGGGTTCCGGGCGGGCAGGGCGTCTGGCCGGCGATCTGGATGATGCCCGAGCTGTCGGTCTACGGCGGTTGGCCAAGGTCCGGCGAAATCGACATTCTGGAAACCGTCAATCTCGGGACGCCTTGCCCGCCGGTGGGCGAGGCCTGCGCGGACGGGCGCGAGAACCGCGTGTTCGGCACGATCCACTTCGCGGGCGATGCGACCGGCGCCCACAAGCAGGTCAGCGCCAGCACGCCCCTGCCGGCCTCGCCCGACGGCTTCCATGTCTATGCGGTCGAATGGTCGCCCGAGGCGATCGTCTGGTTCCTGGACGGTCGGGAGTACGCCCGCGCCACGCCGCAAGACTGGAAGCGGGACGACCGGCCGGCGAGCGCCGCGCCGTTCGACCAGCCCTTCCACCTGATCATCAACCTGGCCTTCGGCGGCCGCTGGCCCGAGAGCGTCAACGCCAAGGGGATCGACGAGGCCGCGCTGCCGGCGACGCTGGAGGTGGACTGGGTGCGGGTCAGCCAGCGGACGTCGCAAGACTAG
- a CDS encoding DsbA family protein → MRSLISRVTIVAALAASLAACSPKSTAVTAEDMVLGDPNAKVTVIEYASVACPHCATWNAEVFPAFKAKYIDTGKVKYVHRDALTGEPRLANAGAMLARCAGKDKYFQVTEALYRAQTNIFTSGDIRGELLTIAQAAGMNEAQFNSCLSDENAAKSAERIEKMMTDNNIRGTPTFEVNGKRLGGEEGGEQTLAQLDAAIAEASK, encoded by the coding sequence ATGCGTTCGCTGATCAGCCGAGTCACCATCGTCGCCGCCCTCGCGGCCAGCCTCGCAGCCTGTTCGCCGAAGAGCACGGCTGTCACGGCCGAGGACATGGTCCTGGGCGATCCGAACGCCAAGGTCACGGTCATCGAGTACGCCTCGGTCGCCTGCCCGCACTGCGCGACGTGGAACGCCGAAGTGTTCCCGGCCTTCAAGGCCAAGTACATCGACACCGGCAAGGTCAAGTACGTCCACCGCGACGCCCTGACCGGCGAGCCGCGCCTGGCCAACGCCGGCGCCATGCTGGCCCGCTGCGCCGGCAAGGATAAGTACTTCCAGGTCACCGAAGCCCTGTACCGCGCCCAGACCAACATCTTCACCAGCGGCGACATCCGCGGCGAGCTGCTGACCATCGCCCAGGCCGCCGGCATGAACGAAGCTCAGTTCAATAGCTGCCTCAGCGATGAGAACGCCGCCAAGTCGGCTGAGCGCATCGAGAAGATGATGACCGACAACAACATCCGCGGCACCCCGACCTTCGAGGTCAACGGCAAGCGCCTGGGCGGCGAAGAAGGCGGCGAGCAGACGCTGGCCCAGCTGGACGCCGCGATCGCGGAAGCTTCGAAGTAA
- a CDS encoding MFS transporter — translation METRFVTPFHHLLVNNLVANITNFTIWFALTFYVYLETKSVFATGMIAGVYLVLTAACGIWFGSLVDHHRKKLAMAGSSLASLLLYALALAVLLLAPKGAIADVGRPWLWALIGLSMLGVIAGNIRTIALPTLVTLLIPEDRRDKANGLVGMVSGVGFLTTSVISGFLVAWGGMLAALTFALGFTVAALIHLLTVPVDEPRVEAEHGAPVAPRRIDLAGTIKVVAAVPGLFALILFATFNNFLGGIFMALLDAYGLSMVSVQAWGLLFGFLSVAFIISGLAISKTGLGKNPLRTLLLVNLISWAVCCVFPLKSSIVMLAMGCFVWMLLGPYAEAAEQTTLQKVVPFERQGRVFGFAQSVEQAASPLTAFLIGPLTQFIVIPFMTHGAGAAAIGDWFGRGPDRGMALVFTLAGVVGLIVTLLAFGSKAYRQLSAAYAQGEPAPAA, via the coding sequence GTGGAGACGCGCTTCGTGACCCCGTTCCATCACCTGCTCGTCAACAATCTGGTCGCGAACATCACCAACTTCACGATCTGGTTCGCCCTGACCTTCTACGTCTATCTGGAGACCAAGTCGGTCTTCGCCACGGGCATGATCGCGGGCGTCTATCTGGTGCTGACGGCGGCCTGCGGCATCTGGTTCGGCAGCCTCGTCGATCATCATCGCAAGAAGCTGGCCATGGCGGGGTCGAGCCTCGCGTCGCTGCTGCTGTACGCTCTGGCGCTGGCCGTGCTGCTGCTGGCGCCCAAGGGCGCCATCGCCGATGTCGGGCGGCCGTGGCTGTGGGCGCTGATCGGGCTTTCGATGCTGGGCGTCATCGCCGGCAATATCCGCACCATCGCCCTGCCCACCCTGGTGACGCTGCTGATCCCCGAGGATCGCCGCGACAAGGCCAATGGCCTGGTCGGCATGGTCAGCGGTGTCGGCTTCCTGACCACCTCGGTGATCAGCGGCTTTTTGGTGGCCTGGGGCGGCATGCTCGCCGCCCTCACCTTCGCTCTGGGCTTTACGGTCGCCGCCCTGATCCACCTGCTGACCGTTCCCGTCGATGAGCCGCGCGTCGAGGCGGAACATGGCGCGCCGGTCGCGCCCCGGCGGATCGACCTGGCCGGCACGATCAAGGTCGTGGCCGCCGTGCCCGGTCTCTTCGCCCTGATCCTGTTTGCGACCTTCAACAACTTCCTGGGCGGCATCTTCATGGCCCTGCTGGACGCCTATGGCCTGTCGATGGTGTCGGTGCAGGCCTGGGGGCTGCTGTTCGGCTTTCTGTCGGTGGCCTTCATCATCAGCGGCCTGGCGATCAGCAAGACAGGGCTGGGGAAGAACCCCTTGCGCACCCTGCTGCTGGTCAACCTGATCTCTTGGGCGGTGTGCTGCGTCTTCCCGCTGAAGTCGTCGATCGTGATGCTGGCGATGGGCTGTTTTGTCTGGATGCTGCTGGGGCCCTATGCCGAGGCCGCCGAGCAGACCACCTTGCAGAAGGTGGTGCCGTTCGAGCGTCAGGGTCGGGTGTTCGGCTTCGCCCAGTCGGTGGAGCAGGCCGCCTCACCGTTGACGGCGTTCCTGATCGGGCCGCTGACCCAGTTCATCGTCATCCCGTTCATGACCCACGGCGCCGGCGCGGCCGCCATCGGCGACTGGTTCGGCCGAGGCCCGGACCGGGGCATGGCGCTGGTGTTCACCCTGGCCGGCGTGGTCGGGCTTATCGTCACCCTGCTGGCCTTCGGCTCCAAGGCCTACAGGCAGCTATCGGCGGCCTATGCCCAGGGCGAACCCGCCCCTGCGGCTTAG
- a CDS encoding ribonuclease HII — protein MPSGPDMTLELACGQAPVCGVDEAGRGPWAGPVSAGAVILDPDRIPKGLNDSKKLSAKARAALEEEIKDVAIAWCVGLASIEEIAQLNILHAAGLAMRRAVEGLAVTPAFALVDGNYAFKLPCPVKTVIKGDSLSCSIAAASILAKEARDRIMIEADALYPGYGFAGHKGYHAPIHVEGLRRLGPSPIHRLGWAPVKAALAAAAVNGELDL, from the coding sequence ATGCCGTCCGGACCCGACATGACGCTGGAGCTTGCCTGCGGACAGGCCCCTGTCTGCGGGGTGGACGAGGCCGGGCGCGGCCCGTGGGCCGGGCCGGTCAGCGCCGGCGCGGTGATCCTGGATCCCGACCGCATCCCCAAGGGCCTGAACGACTCCAAGAAGCTCTCGGCCAAGGCCCGCGCGGCCCTGGAGGAGGAGATCAAGGACGTCGCCATCGCCTGGTGCGTGGGCTTGGCCTCCATCGAGGAGATCGCCCAGCTCAACATCCTGCACGCCGCAGGCCTGGCCATGCGGCGCGCGGTCGAGGGGCTGGCGGTGACGCCGGCCTTCGCCTTGGTCGACGGCAACTACGCCTTCAAGCTGCCCTGCCCGGTGAAGACGGTGATCAAGGGCGACTCGCTGTCGTGCTCGATCGCCGCGGCCTCGATCCTGGCCAAGGAGGCCCGCGACCGGATCATGATCGAGGCCGACGCGCTCTATCCCGGCTACGGCTTCGCCGGCCACAAGGGCTACCACGCGCCGATCCATGTCGAGGGCCTGCGGCGCCTGGGCCCCTCGCCGATCCATCGGCTGGGCTGGGCCCCGGTGAAGGCGGCTCTGGCGGCGGCGGCGGTCAACGGCGAGCTAGACCTTTGA
- a CDS encoding thioredoxin domain-containing protein: protein MTLDRRILIASGLALTAGPSVARGRSLPPAPGDMVLGAATAPVQFVVYASASCNHCAHWWTTELPAIRKTFIDTSKVRLVFREFLTPPNEFAAAGFLLARRVPGKYFDVLTTVFQKREAIFESGRLWEGLLAIAQQYGLTEAQFTAAMNDTKALEGVNTRFRRAIGEDQVEVTPTFFVNGAPYEGEADLAALSKIFALAAKG from the coding sequence ATGACCCTGGACCGGCGCATCCTGATCGCCAGCGGCCTCGCCCTCACGGCGGGGCCCTCGGTCGCTCGCGGCCGGTCGCTGCCGCCTGCGCCCGGCGACATGGTGCTGGGCGCGGCCACCGCGCCCGTCCAGTTCGTGGTCTACGCCTCGGCCAGCTGCAATCACTGCGCGCACTGGTGGACCACCGAGCTGCCGGCGATCCGCAAGACGTTCATCGACACCAGCAAGGTGCGCCTCGTTTTCCGCGAATTCCTGACGCCGCCCAACGAGTTCGCCGCCGCCGGCTTCCTGCTGGCCCGGCGCGTGCCCGGCAAGTATTTCGACGTCCTGACGACCGTCTTCCAGAAGCGGGAGGCCATCTTCGAGAGCGGCCGCCTGTGGGAGGGCCTGCTGGCGATCGCTCAGCAATACGGCCTGACCGAAGCCCAGTTCACCGCCGCCATGAACGACACCAAGGCGCTGGAGGGGGTCAACACCCGTTTCCGCCGTGCGATCGGCGAGGACCAGGTCGAGGTGACGCCCACCTTCTTCGTCAACGGCGCGCCCTATGAGGGCGAGGCCGATCTCGCCGCGCTGTCCAAGATCTTCGCCCTGGCGGCGAAGGGCTAG
- the mutY gene encoding A/G-specific adenine glycosylase, producing the protein MKDRDALRSALLAWYDAQARDLAWRVGPADRRAGVRSDPYRVWLSEVMLQQTTVPHATPYFRSFTQRWPTVSDLAAVEDGDLMAAWAGLGYYARARNLLACARAVANDHGGVFPDTEEGLRALPGVGAYTAAAVAAIAFDRAANVVDGNVERVMSRLFAVEAPMPDSKPELKALAGDLVTDERPGDWAQALMDLGATVCKPKGPLCDRCPVSPWCAAYRGGAPETYPRKTKKADRPRRHGVAYVLTRGEEVALVRRPPKGLLGGMLGLPTSDWRAAPYDNAEAVAAAPLAAAWRDLGAVEHVFTHFSLTLRVFAADGANDGDFVWTPREGLSALPSVFLKAAIAAQRLL; encoded by the coding sequence ATGAAAGACCGTGACGCCCTCCGCTCCGCCCTCCTGGCCTGGTACGACGCCCAGGCGCGTGATCTGGCCTGGCGCGTCGGGCCCGCCGATCGCCGCGCGGGCGTGCGCAGCGATCCCTACCGGGTCTGGCTGTCGGAGGTGATGCTGCAGCAGACTACCGTGCCGCACGCCACGCCCTATTTCCGGAGCTTCACCCAGCGCTGGCCGACAGTCTCGGACTTGGCGGCTGTGGAGGACGGCGACCTGATGGCCGCCTGGGCGGGCCTTGGCTACTACGCCCGCGCCCGCAACCTCTTGGCCTGTGCGCGAGCGGTGGCCAACGATCACGGCGGCGTCTTTCCGGACACCGAAGAGGGTCTCCGCGCCCTGCCGGGCGTGGGCGCCTACACCGCCGCCGCCGTGGCCGCGATCGCCTTCGACCGCGCGGCCAATGTCGTCGACGGCAATGTCGAGCGGGTGATGTCGCGGCTGTTCGCCGTCGAGGCGCCGATGCCCGACAGCAAGCCCGAGTTGAAGGCCCTGGCCGGCGATCTGGTCACCGACGAGCGCCCCGGCGACTGGGCCCAGGCGCTGATGGATCTGGGCGCGACCGTCTGTAAGCCGAAGGGCCCGCTGTGCGACCGCTGCCCGGTCTCGCCCTGGTGCGCGGCTTATCGGGGTGGCGCGCCCGAGACCTATCCGAGGAAGACCAAGAAGGCCGATCGTCCGCGCCGCCACGGCGTGGCCTATGTGCTGACGCGCGGCGAAGAGGTCGCCCTGGTCCGCCGCCCGCCGAAGGGCCTGCTGGGGGGGATGCTGGGCCTGCCGACGTCGGACTGGCGCGCCGCGCCCTACGATAACGCCGAGGCGGTCGCCGCTGCGCCGCTCGCCGCCGCCTGGCGCGACCTTGGCGCGGTCGAGCACGTGTTCACGCACTTCTCGCTGACCCTGCGGGTGTTCGCGGCTGACGGCGCCAATGACGGCGACTTCGTCTGGACGCCGCGCGAGGGTTTGTCTGCGTTGCCCAGCGTGTTCCTGAAGGCGGCGATAGCGGCGCAGCGGCTGCTCTGA
- a CDS encoding DUF721 domain-containing protein: protein MRRPLPTPEEAIAILRSKRTKPQRRPPPPAGKNLAPLLKDLEDRFGKGPAALQARWKEIVGDTLARRTEPVRIIKGRNGEGGALELRVDGPVASLIQHQAPQITARLDMLLGKGVVTRLRIVQGPVKAPAAAPSTRLRRKPPLDAALEKQLADSLAEQPDGALKQALLKLGRGVLSSDR from the coding sequence ATGCGTCGCCCCCTGCCCACGCCGGAAGAAGCCATCGCGATCCTGCGCAGCAAGCGGACGAAGCCCCAGCGCCGTCCGCCGCCGCCGGCCGGCAAGAACCTCGCGCCCCTGCTGAAGGACCTGGAAGACCGCTTCGGCAAGGGTCCCGCCGCGCTGCAGGCCCGCTGGAAGGAGATCGTCGGCGACACCCTGGCGCGGCGCACCGAGCCAGTCCGCATCATCAAGGGCCGCAACGGCGAAGGCGGCGCTCTTGAACTACGGGTCGACGGGCCGGTGGCCTCGCTGATCCAGCACCAGGCGCCGCAGATCACCGCCAGGCTCGACATGCTGCTGGGCAAGGGCGTGGTCACGCGCCTGCGCATCGTGCAGGGCCCGGTCAAGGCGCCCGCCGCCGCGCCGTCGACGCGCCTGCGCCGCAAGCCGCCGCTAGACGCGGCGCTGGAAAAGCAACTGGCCGACAGCCTGGCCGAACAGCCCGACGGGGCGCTCAAGCAGGCCCTGCTCAAGCTGGGTCGCGGGGTCCTGTCTTCCGATCGCTAG